A window of the Chloroflexota bacterium genome harbors these coding sequences:
- the hypF gene encoding carbamoyltransferase HypF: MPRSIADLELTRARVLVRGVVQGVGFRPFVHRLAHEHGLKGWVLNSTEGVVIEVEGPSQKLEAFLRDLEGKPPPRAVVEKVEASFLPPLGYTSFTIEASLQAADEFVLISPDISICADCLRELFSPADRRFRYPFINCTNCGPRFTIVKDIPYDRSKTTMGVFQMCPECQREYDDPADRRFHAQPNACPSCGPHIWLAGRDGSVLVEAEGAIQEARRLLARGAILAVKGIGGFHLACDATSDASLSTLRERKHRVNKPFAVMSLDLGEVDKYCYLGEGEGQLLGSPQRPIVLLRRRPGSPISALVAPNNLYLGVMLPYTPLHYLLLEKDREGDLTALVMTSGNMSEEPIARDNQEALERLGGLADAFLLHDRDIHVRCDDSVTRLFEGRESLLRRSRGYAPFPVRLPFEVGPGLACGAHLKNTFCLTRDNYAFLSHHIGDLENLETLASFESGIEHFKGLFRVEPQVVAYDLHPEYLSTRYALELKGKRPDGMAFIPVQHHHAHVASCLAENGLSGPAIGVAFDGTGYGEDGQVWGGEFLVADYCGFERAAHLRYLPLPGGEMAIRKPYRMALSYLGHLPGDLVGDLALLKRVSPVEQAVVEKQVKERFNSPMTSSMGRLFDAVSSLVGICDVITYEGQAAMELEMAADEALEEGYPWPVEAGGSPLVLDWAYPLEGVISDLKAGVPVPVISARFHDSVAGMVARTCSVIRERTGLEQVVLSGGVFQNIFLLERALRHLRRQGFEPFIHHQVPPNDGGIALGQAVVASAKLQSKLAKRGKGIYVPGRTG; the protein is encoded by the coding sequence ATGCCCCGGAGCATAGCTGACCTGGAGTTGACCAGGGCCAGGGTCCTGGTGCGGGGGGTGGTCCAGGGGGTGGGTTTCCGCCCCTTCGTCCACCGCCTGGCCCACGAACACGGCCTGAAGGGATGGGTGCTCAACTCCACGGAAGGGGTGGTCATCGAGGTGGAAGGCCCCTCCCAGAAGCTGGAGGCCTTTCTCCGGGACCTGGAGGGGAAGCCGCCCCCCAGGGCGGTGGTGGAGAAGGTGGAGGCTAGTTTTCTACCCCCCCTGGGCTATACTTCCTTTACCATTGAGGCCAGCCTCCAGGCCGCCGATGAGTTTGTCCTCATTTCCCCTGACATCTCCATCTGCGCCGACTGCCTGAGGGAGCTCTTCTCCCCCGCCGACCGGCGCTTCCGCTACCCCTTTATCAACTGCACCAACTGCGGGCCCAGGTTTACCATAGTCAAGGATATCCCCTACGACCGCTCCAAGACCACCATGGGGGTCTTCCAGATGTGCCCTGAGTGCCAGAGGGAGTATGACGACCCGGCGGACCGCCGCTTCCACGCCCAGCCTAATGCCTGCCCCTCCTGCGGCCCCCATATCTGGCTGGCGGGAAGGGACGGCTCGGTGCTGGTCGAGGCTGAGGGGGCTATCCAGGAGGCCCGCCGCCTCCTGGCCCGGGGCGCTATCCTGGCGGTGAAGGGGATTGGAGGCTTCCATCTGGCCTGCGATGCCACCAGTGACGCCTCGCTCTCCACCCTCCGGGAGCGAAAGCACCGGGTAAACAAGCCCTTCGCCGTCATGTCCCTGGACCTGGGGGAGGTAGACAAATACTGCTACCTGGGTGAAGGGGAGGGGCAGCTCCTGGGGTCGCCCCAGCGGCCCATCGTCCTCCTTCGCCGTCGGCCCGGCTCCCCCATCTCTGCCCTGGTTGCCCCCAACAACCTCTACCTGGGTGTCATGCTGCCCTACACCCCCCTGCACTACCTGCTCCTGGAGAAGGACCGGGAAGGGGACCTGACGGCCCTGGTGATGACCAGCGGCAATATGAGCGAGGAGCCTATCGCCAGGGACAACCAGGAAGCCCTGGAGCGCCTGGGGGGGCTGGCTGACGCCTTCCTGCTCCATGACCGGGATATCCACGTGCGCTGCGATGACTCGGTGACCCGGCTCTTTGAGGGCAGAGAGTCCCTGCTGCGCCGTTCCCGGGGCTATGCCCCCTTCCCGGTGCGCCTTCCCTTTGAGGTAGGGCCGGGGCTGGCCTGCGGGGCCCACCTCAAGAACACCTTCTGCCTCACCCGGGACAACTACGCTTTCCTCAGCCACCATATCGGCGACCTAGAGAACCTGGAGACCCTGGCCTCCTTTGAGAGCGGGATTGAGCACTTCAAGGGCCTCTTCCGGGTTGAGCCCCAGGTGGTGGCCTATGACCTCCACCCGGAGTATCTGTCCACCCGGTACGCCCTGGAGCTGAAGGGGAAGCGACCTGATGGGATGGCCTTCATCCCGGTGCAGCACCACCACGCCCATGTGGCCAGTTGCCTGGCGGAGAACGGCCTTTCCGGCCCGGCCATCGGCGTAGCCTTTGACGGCACCGGCTACGGGGAGGACGGTCAGGTATGGGGTGGCGAGTTTCTGGTAGCGGACTACTGCGGTTTCGAGCGGGCGGCCCACCTCCGCTACCTGCCCCTGCCCGGGGGGGAGATGGCCATCCGAAAACCCTATCGCATGGCCCTGAGCTACCTGGGCCATCTGCCAGGAGACCTGGTGGGGGACCTGGCCCTTCTGAAACGGGTCAGTCCGGTGGAGCAGGCCGTGGTGGAAAAGCAGGTGAAAGAGAGGTTTAACTCCCCCATGACCTCCAGCATGGGCCGGCTCTTTGATGCCGTGTCCTCCCTGGTCGGTATCTGTGATGTCATTACCTACGAAGGACAGGCGGCCATGGAGCTGGAGATGGCCGCCGATGAGGCGCTGGAGGAAGGCTACCCCTGGCCCGTGGAGGCCGGGGGGTCCCCCCTGGTCCTGGACTGGGCCTATCCCCTTGAGGGGGTCATCTCAGACCTGAAGGCCGGGGTTCCGGTGCCGGTTATCTCTGCCCGGTTCCATGATTCTGTGGCCGGGATGGTGGCCCGGACCTGCTCCGTCATCCGGGAGAGGACGGGGCTGGAGCAGGTGGTCCTGAGCGGGGGCGTCTTCCAGAACATTTTCCTCCTGGAGCGGGCCCTCCGCCATCTGCGCCGCCAGGGGTTTGAACCCTTCATCCACCACCAGGTCCCGCCCAATGATGGGGGCATCGCCCTGGGACAGGCGGTGGTGGCCAGCGCCAAACTCCAGTCCAAGCTCGCAAAGAGGGGAAAGGGGATATATGTGCCTGGCCGTACCGGCTAA
- a CDS encoding Ni/Fe hydrogenase subunit alpha, translating into MKQIILQPVTRIEGHAKVTIQLDDQGNVADTRVNVVELRGFEKFCVGRPVEELPRIVPRICGVCPWAHHLASSKACDAVFGVEIPPVAKKLRELAYMGHFIHSHVLHFFVLSGPDFVMGPGADYTVRNVIGIAQKVPDIARQVLRTRFLGQMMTQILGGKAIHPDVSVPGGWSKPVTKEEVVKLKEMAKECLDFATFAMNFAKKDIFPQYLEVVKSYAPISTGFLGMVQDGALNLYDGNLRMMTADGKYEDFPGERYMDHIAEHVEPWTYLKFPYLKKAGGFSMALDKPVGIYRTNSLARINVVDRIPTPQAQAELEEFRKNFGRPAQLTLLYHWARLIELLYAAERAVELLADPGITDPNTRKAVTPRAARGVGVVEAPRGTLIHDYETDEKGLVKDVNIIVGTTHNNAAINMSVKKAAQDVIKNGKYDQGLLNLVEMAIRAYDPCLSCATHELDGRIPVRVNIVNHAGEIVANLVD; encoded by the coding sequence ATGAAGCAGATTATTCTGCAGCCGGTAACCCGCATTGAGGGGCATGCCAAGGTAACCATTCAGCTGGATGACCAGGGGAATGTGGCCGATACCCGGGTCAACGTGGTGGAGTTGAGGGGGTTTGAGAAGTTCTGTGTGGGGAGACCCGTGGAGGAGCTACCCCGCATTGTCCCCCGCATCTGCGGGGTCTGCCCCTGGGCCCATCACCTGGCCTCCTCCAAGGCCTGCGATGCTGTCTTCGGGGTGGAGATTCCTCCCGTGGCCAAGAAGCTCCGGGAGCTGGCCTATATGGGCCACTTTATCCACAGCCATGTCCTCCATTTCTTCGTCCTCTCCGGGCCAGACTTCGTCATGGGGCCTGGTGCCGACTACACGGTGAGGAACGTCATAGGCATCGCCCAGAAGGTCCCCGATATAGCCAGGCAGGTCCTGCGCACTCGCTTCCTGGGCCAGATGATGACCCAAATACTTGGGGGCAAGGCCATCCACCCCGATGTCTCCGTCCCCGGGGGCTGGAGCAAACCCGTTACCAAAGAGGAAGTGGTCAAGCTCAAGGAGATGGCCAAGGAATGCCTGGACTTTGCTACCTTCGCAATGAACTTCGCCAAGAAAGATATCTTTCCCCAATACCTGGAGGTGGTGAAGTCCTACGCTCCTATCTCCACCGGCTTCCTTGGGATGGTCCAGGATGGGGCGCTGAACCTCTATGATGGCAACCTGCGGATGATGACGGCCGATGGCAAGTACGAGGATTTCCCCGGAGAGAGATACATGGACCACATCGCCGAGCACGTAGAGCCCTGGACCTATCTGAAATTCCCCTATTTGAAGAAGGCGGGCGGCTTCTCCATGGCCCTGGATAAGCCGGTGGGCATCTACCGCACCAATTCGCTGGCCAGGATAAATGTGGTTGACCGGATACCCACTCCCCAGGCCCAGGCGGAGCTGGAGGAGTTCCGGAAGAACTTCGGCAGACCCGCCCAGCTCACCCTCCTTTATCACTGGGCCCGGTTAATTGAGCTGCTCTATGCGGCGGAGAGGGCTGTGGAGCTTCTGGCCGACCCCGGGATAACCGACCCCAACACCAGGAAGGCGGTAACCCCCAGGGCGGCTCGGGGGGTGGGGGTAGTGGAAGCACCCCGGGGCACCCTCATCCACGATTACGAGACCGACGAGAAGGGCCTGGTGAAGGACGTCAACATCATCGTAGGCACCACCCACAACAATGCCGCCATAAACATGTCGGTGAAGAAGGCCGCCCAGGACGTCATCAAGAATGGGAAATACGACCAGGGGCTGCTGAACCTGGTGGAGATGGCCATCCGGGCCTACGACCCCTGCCTCTCCTGTGCCACCCACGAGCTGGACGGCCGTATTCCGGTAAGAGTGAACATAGTGAATCATGCTGGCGAAATTGTGGCTAACCTGGTAGATTAG
- a CDS encoding hydrogenase iron-sulfur subunit: protein MTENGYEPLIIAFCCNWCSYAGADLAGVSRLQYPTNLRIIRVMCSGMVHPNLVMDALTKGADGVLICGCHPGDCHYLEGNLRAQARSDAIKLMLQDFGIEEDRFRLEWVSASEGPRFAQVATDMVEKVKKLGPSPYRAG, encoded by the coding sequence ATGACAGAAAACGGCTATGAACCCCTCATCATCGCCTTCTGCTGTAACTGGTGTTCCTACGCCGGGGCAGACCTGGCGGGTGTTTCCAGGCTCCAGTACCCGACCAACCTCCGAATTATCCGGGTGATGTGCTCGGGCATGGTCCATCCCAATCTGGTAATGGACGCCCTGACCAAGGGGGCTGACGGCGTCCTCATCTGTGGCTGCCACCCCGGCGACTGCCATTACCTGGAGGGGAACCTGAGGGCCCAGGCCCGGTCGGATGCCATCAAGCTCATGCTCCAGGACTTCGGCATTGAGGAGGACCGGTTCCGGCTGGAATGGGTCTCGGCCTCCGAAGGCCCCCGTTTCGCCCAAGTGGCAACGGATATGGTGGAAAAAGTGAAGAAGCTGGGGCCCAGCCCCTACAGGGCAGGGTGA
- a CDS encoding CoB--CoM heterodisulfide reductase iron-sulfur subunit A family protein yields MTNNRKTGSVLVVGGGIAGMQASLDLAESGFKVYMVESSPAIGGRMAQLDKTFPTNDCAMCTLAPRMVDVGGHINIEKLTYSEVVGIKGEPGHFRVSVKKKARSVDAEKCTGCGECTLKCPVLKAKSPVVLSEYDAGLVRRGSIYIPFAQAIPKVAVIDRDSCPYFQQGRCRACEKICQAKAIDFDQKDEVVDLEVGAVVLAAGYEIGDPELKKELGYGRFANVVSSLQFERMLSASGPSTGTVLRASDQKPPKKIAFIQCVGSREIDHNYCSSFCCMYATKESIIVREHATETECTIFYIDLRAFGKGYEAYYQRAKELGVRYIRCRPSSVREVPGTRNLVLRFEKEDGSLTAEEFDLVVLSVGVRPAPKAKGLAEIFGVELDSHGFVRTHDMAPVETSMPGVYAAGVLSGPKDIPESVMEASAAASRAMALLAEARGTLVGEKRYPPERDVSGQEPRIGVFVCHCGKNISGVVKVAEVVEHARTLANVVYAEDNLYICSTDSCERIKQKVQEQDLNRVIVASCTPRTHEPLFRDTVRQAGLNPYLFEMANIRDQCSWVHMHEPEKATRKAKDLVRMAVAKARLLEPLYSSYVQVNPRALVLGGGLAGMTAALELAGQGFETYLLEKSPVLGGNLRRVRFLPDGTDAQEKLASLVAQVTGHPLLHVYTNAEVVDFEGSAGNFKTRFTSSGEPHEIEHGAVIVATGAQEYRPSEYLYGQHPGVITQLELEERLARGDFKARSVAMLQCVGSCEQVHGYCSRLCCAQAVKNALVIKEKSPGTSVFVLHRDMRTYGFHEARYGEAREKGVRFLRLAEGDRPQVLPVNGRVKVSLLDDILKAKLSIEADLLVLSTGIAPGEGNKDIAQKLKVPLTQDGFFLEAHMKLRPVDFATDGIFLCGLAHSPKTASESIVQASAAAARAATVLSKPRIQLEAAISQVLDENCDGCAYCVEPCPYHAITLMEYAKDGGSKKTVDADPAKCRGCGVCQATCPKRGILVRNFRPDQLSAMVEAALAG; encoded by the coding sequence ATGACAAACAACAGAAAGACGGGCTCAGTGCTGGTGGTGGGGGGTGGTATCGCCGGGATGCAGGCTTCCCTGGACCTGGCTGAGTCCGGGTTCAAAGTCTATATGGTGGAGAGCAGTCCCGCCATCGGGGGAAGGATGGCCCAGCTGGACAAGACCTTCCCCACCAACGACTGCGCCATGTGCACCCTGGCCCCCAGGATGGTGGATGTGGGCGGCCACATTAACATTGAAAAGCTGACCTATTCCGAGGTCGTGGGCATAAAGGGGGAGCCGGGCCACTTCCGGGTCAGCGTGAAGAAGAAGGCGCGCTCTGTTGATGCCGAGAAATGCACCGGTTGCGGCGAATGCACCCTCAAATGCCCTGTCCTAAAAGCCAAATCGCCGGTGGTGCTTTCAGAGTACGATGCCGGGCTCGTCCGGCGGGGTTCCATCTACATCCCCTTCGCCCAGGCGATACCAAAGGTAGCAGTTATTGACCGCGATTCCTGCCCCTATTTCCAGCAGGGTCGTTGCAGGGCATGCGAGAAGATCTGCCAGGCGAAAGCGATAGATTTTGACCAGAAAGACGAGGTAGTGGACCTTGAGGTGGGGGCGGTGGTGCTGGCGGCCGGCTATGAGATAGGCGACCCGGAGCTGAAGAAGGAGCTGGGCTATGGCCGCTTTGCTAATGTGGTCTCCAGCCTCCAGTTCGAGCGGATGCTCTCCGCCAGCGGGCCCTCCACAGGCACAGTGCTGCGTGCTTCTGACCAGAAGCCGCCCAAGAAGATAGCCTTCATCCAGTGCGTGGGCTCCCGGGAGATAGACCACAACTACTGTTCCTCCTTCTGCTGCATGTATGCCACCAAGGAGTCCATCATCGTCAGGGAGCACGCCACCGAGACCGAATGCACCATCTTCTACATTGACCTGCGGGCCTTCGGCAAGGGATATGAGGCCTATTACCAGAGGGCCAAAGAGCTGGGCGTGCGCTATATCCGCTGCCGTCCTTCCTCGGTGAGAGAAGTGCCGGGGACCAGGAACCTGGTGCTCCGCTTTGAGAAGGAGGATGGCTCCCTAACCGCGGAGGAGTTTGACCTGGTGGTCCTCTCGGTGGGGGTGAGGCCCGCGCCCAAGGCGAAGGGGCTGGCGGAGATTTTTGGGGTGGAGCTGGACAGCCACGGCTTTGTCCGGACCCACGATATGGCCCCCGTGGAGACCTCCATGCCGGGGGTCTATGCGGCGGGGGTGCTCTCCGGCCCCAAGGACATACCCGAGAGTGTGATGGAGGCCTCGGCGGCGGCCTCCCGGGCCATGGCCCTTCTGGCCGAGGCCAGGGGCACCCTGGTCGGGGAGAAGCGCTATCCGCCCGAAAGGGATGTTTCGGGGCAGGAGCCCCGCATTGGCGTCTTCGTCTGCCATTGCGGGAAGAACATCTCGGGCGTAGTCAAGGTGGCCGAGGTGGTGGAACATGCCCGCACCCTGGCTAATGTGGTCTATGCCGAGGACAACCTCTATATCTGCTCCACCGATAGCTGTGAGCGCATCAAGCAAAAGGTCCAGGAGCAGGACCTCAACCGGGTCATTGTGGCCTCCTGCACCCCCAGGACCCACGAGCCCCTTTTCCGGGACACCGTCCGGCAGGCGGGCCTCAACCCCTACCTGTTTGAGATGGCCAATATCCGGGACCAGTGCTCCTGGGTGCATATGCACGAGCCGGAAAAGGCCACCAGGAAGGCAAAGGACCTGGTGAGGATGGCCGTTGCCAAGGCCAGGCTCTTGGAGCCGCTTTATTCATCCTATGTCCAGGTGAACCCCCGGGCCCTGGTGCTGGGTGGGGGGCTGGCAGGAATGACCGCCGCCCTGGAGCTGGCAGGGCAGGGCTTTGAGACCTACCTGCTGGAGAAAAGCCCGGTCCTGGGCGGAAACCTGCGGCGGGTCAGGTTCCTCCCCGACGGCACAGACGCCCAGGAGAAGCTGGCTTCCCTGGTGGCCCAGGTCACTGGCCACCCTCTACTGCATGTCTATACCAACGCCGAGGTGGTTGACTTTGAAGGCTCTGCGGGGAACTTCAAGACCAGGTTCACCTCCAGCGGGGAGCCCCATGAGATTGAACACGGGGCCGTCATCGTCGCCACCGGAGCCCAGGAGTACCGGCCATCGGAGTATCTCTACGGCCAGCACCCGGGGGTGATAACCCAGCTGGAGCTGGAGGAAAGGCTGGCCAGAGGGGACTTCAAGGCAAGGTCGGTGGCGATGCTCCAGTGTGTTGGCTCCTGTGAGCAGGTCCACGGCTACTGCAGCCGCCTCTGCTGCGCCCAGGCGGTCAAAAATGCCCTCGTAATAAAGGAGAAGAGCCCGGGTACCAGCGTTTTCGTCCTCCACCGGGACATGCGGACTTACGGGTTCCATGAAGCCCGCTATGGAGAGGCCAGGGAGAAAGGGGTCCGGTTCCTCCGCCTGGCCGAGGGCGATAGGCCACAGGTCTTGCCCGTCAATGGCCGGGTGAAGGTCTCGCTGCTGGATGACATACTGAAGGCGAAGTTGAGCATTGAGGCCGACCTCCTGGTCCTTTCCACAGGCATTGCCCCCGGGGAAGGCAACAAGGACATAGCCCAGAAGCTGAAGGTCCCCCTCACCCAGGATGGCTTCTTCCTGGAAGCCCACATGAAGCTGAGGCCTGTGGACTTCGCCACCGACGGCATCTTCCTCTGCGGGCTGGCCCATAGCCCCAAGACTGCTTCCGAGAGCATTGTCCAGGCCTCGGCGGCCGCCGCCAGGGCGGCTACCGTCCTGTCCAAACCGCGCATCCAACTGGAGGCGGCCATCTCGCAGGTGTTGGACGAGAACTGCGATGGCTGTGCCTACTGCGTTGAGCCCTGCCCCTACCACGCCATCACCCTCATGGAATATGCGAAGGACGGGGGCTCCAAGAAAACGGTGGATGCCGACCCGGCCAAGTGCCGGGGCTGTGGGGTGTGCCAGGCCACCTGCCCCAAGAGGGGCATCCTCGTCCGCAACTTCCGGCCGGACCAGCTCTCCGCCATGGTAGAAGCGGCCCTGGCAGGATAG
- a CDS encoding HypC/HybG/HupF family hydrogenase formation chaperone — protein sequence MCLAVPAKVVSIDGETALVELGGLTRQARTMLVPSVKVGDYVLLHAGFAIQTLDEAAAQETLGLLARMAEAGAGEA from the coding sequence ATGTGCCTGGCCGTACCGGCTAAGGTTGTCAGCATAGATGGCGAGACCGCCCTGGTGGAACTGGGAGGGCTTACCCGCCAGGCCCGCACCATGCTGGTGCCCAGTGTAAAGGTAGGCGACTATGTCCTGCTCCATGCCGGCTTTGCCATCCAGACCCTGGACGAGGCCGCGGCCCAGGAGACACTGGGGCTTCTGGCCAGGATGGCTGAGGCCGGGGCGGGGGAGGCGTGA
- a CDS encoding hydrogenase maturation protease produces the protein MADAGYVPEYCRKDTLVLGCGNVLLGDDGFGPQVIAYLQSHYPLPEDVALLDVGTGVQGVLLDLALSQQKPRRLVLVDVLDRGQPPGTIATLRVDSLPPGRGGDFLPHLSPTSSLLRELEKLAGVEVVLLTVQSPGLPQEVHPGLSAPVLEAVPRACELIARSFFSHA, from the coding sequence TTGGCAGATGCTGGCTATGTCCCTGAATATTGTCGCAAGGACACTCTCGTCCTGGGGTGCGGCAATGTCCTCCTGGGGGATGACGGGTTCGGGCCCCAGGTAATAGCCTATCTTCAGAGCCATTACCCCCTTCCGGAAGATGTTGCCCTGCTGGATGTCGGCACGGGGGTCCAGGGGGTGCTCCTGGACCTGGCCCTCTCCCAGCAGAAGCCCAGGAGGCTGGTCTTGGTGGACGTCCTGGATAGAGGCCAGCCTCCCGGGACCATCGCTACCCTCCGTGTAGACAGCCTTCCCCCGGGGAGGGGTGGGGATTTCCTCCCACATCTGAGCCCCACCTCCAGTCTCCTGCGGGAGCTGGAAAAGCTGGCCGGGGTGGAGGTGGTCCTGCTCACCGTTCAGTCCCCAGGGCTTCCCCAAGAGGTGCATCCGGGTCTGTCGGCACCAGTGCTGGAGGCGGTGCCCCGGGCCTGTGAGCTTATTGCCAGGAGCTTTTTCTCCCATGCATGA
- the hypD gene encoding hydrogenase formation protein HypD has translation MRFLTEFRQPALAEALAERIRRWSGPPVSLMEVCGTHTVAIFRHGLRGLLPPQVRLLSGPGCPVCVTPNREIDKAIALASNPGVILATFGDMMKVPGSYSSLAEAKASGADVRVAYSPMEAVEIAQGNPKKAVVFFGVGFETTAPTTAASLLEAKRLGLRNFFFLSAHKLVPPALMALLEAGEVRIDGLICPGHVSTIIGSRPYEFIPRDYAIPCVISGFEPVDILQAIAMLLDMRAEGKAEVAIQYRRAVRPQGNPQALETMAGAFQVGGAEWRGLGPIPQSGLHLRDGMEAFAAERHLEMKIRPPREAVACRCGEVLRGLINPPECSIFGTGCTPEHPVGPCMVSTEGTCAAWFLYKPGG, from the coding sequence GTGAGGTTCCTCACCGAGTTCCGCCAGCCCGCCCTTGCGGAGGCTCTGGCGGAGAGGATAAGGAGATGGTCCGGGCCGCCGGTGAGCCTGATGGAGGTATGCGGCACCCATACCGTAGCCATCTTCCGCCATGGCCTCCGGGGGCTCCTGCCGCCCCAGGTGAGGCTCCTCTCCGGCCCGGGCTGTCCGGTCTGCGTCACCCCCAACAGGGAAATAGACAAGGCCATTGCCCTGGCCAGCAATCCCGGGGTCATCCTGGCCACTTTTGGCGATATGATGAAGGTGCCGGGGAGCTACTCCAGCCTGGCCGAGGCCAAGGCCTCGGGCGCTGACGTGAGGGTGGCCTATTCCCCCATGGAGGCCGTGGAGATAGCCCAGGGGAACCCCAAGAAGGCGGTGGTCTTCTTCGGCGTGGGCTTTGAGACCACCGCGCCCACCACGGCGGCCTCCCTCCTGGAGGCAAAGCGCCTGGGGCTGAGGAACTTCTTCTTCCTCTCCGCCCACAAGCTTGTCCCCCCGGCGTTGATGGCCCTGCTGGAGGCGGGGGAGGTGCGAATAGACGGCCTCATCTGCCCCGGGCATGTGAGCACCATCATCGGCTCCCGGCCCTACGAGTTCATCCCCCGGGACTATGCCATCCCCTGCGTCATCTCCGGCTTTGAGCCCGTGGACATCCTCCAGGCCATTGCCATGCTGCTTGACATGCGGGCGGAGGGGAAGGCCGAGGTGGCCATCCAGTACCGCCGCGCCGTGCGCCCCCAGGGAAACCCCCAGGCCCTGGAGACCATGGCCGGGGCCTTCCAGGTAGGGGGCGCCGAGTGGCGGGGGCTGGGCCCCATCCCTCAGAGCGGGCTTCACTTGCGTGATGGAATGGAGGCCTTTGCTGCCGAGCGGCACCTGGAGATGAAGATAAGGCCGCCCAGGGAGGCAGTTGCCTGCCGCTGCGGCGAGGTCCTCCGGGGGCTCATCAACCCGCCCGAGTGCTCTATTTTTGGCACAGGGTGCACCCCGGAGCATCCGGTGGGGCCGTGTATGGTCTCCACCGAGGGTACCTGCGCCGCCTGGTTCCTCTACAAGCCGGGGGGCTGA
- a CDS encoding methyl viologen-reducing hydrogenase produces MVRVASEWLATCGGCEITILDIGEPLLDLLPKLQFVHMPVIMDHKYYGQTGEMEFNIPEADVGLISGSIRNEENAKVAQEMRKKCKTLVAVGSCANFGGIPALANMFTLQDMLDTVYRKTRTTVPADNPSMDITPLGDRVYSVSEVVKVDLGLPGCPTTPELIAQAIVALLEGKPFSLVERSVCDDCPTRREKKAVSSLKRPLDRVEFAPGQKYEDVRCFMEQGYLCLGPATRTGCGGTDKVPRCIRAYTSCRGCFGPIRAGANPMVDMMGALSSVGLDPRQIEDRMATFNRFVGVVGRLRPVAVR; encoded by the coding sequence ATGGTAAGGGTGGCTTCGGAATGGCTGGCAACCTGCGGTGGCTGCGAGATAACCATCCTGGATATCGGTGAGCCCCTACTGGACCTCCTGCCCAAGCTCCAGTTCGTCCACATGCCCGTAATCATGGACCACAAGTACTACGGGCAGACTGGGGAAATGGAGTTTAATATCCCCGAGGCCGATGTCGGCCTCATCAGCGGGAGCATCCGCAATGAGGAGAATGCCAAGGTGGCCCAGGAGATGAGGAAGAAGTGCAAGACCCTTGTTGCCGTGGGCTCCTGCGCCAATTTCGGCGGCATCCCGGCCCTGGCCAACATGTTTACACTGCAGGATATGTTGGATACGGTCTACCGGAAGACCAGGACCACCGTCCCCGCCGACAACCCTTCTATGGACATCACCCCTCTAGGGGACCGGGTATATTCAGTAAGCGAGGTGGTCAAGGTTGACCTGGGGCTGCCCGGGTGCCCCACCACCCCGGAGCTCATAGCACAGGCCATAGTCGCCCTGCTGGAGGGAAAGCCCTTCAGCCTGGTGGAGAGGAGCGTCTGCGATGACTGCCCCACCAGGAGGGAGAAGAAGGCGGTCTCCTCCCTGAAGAGGCCCCTGGACAGGGTGGAATTCGCCCCGGGCCAGAAGTATGAGGATGTCCGCTGCTTCATGGAACAGGGCTATCTCTGCCTGGGCCCGGCCACCAGGACGGGCTGTGGCGGGACGGACAAGGTGCCCCGCTGTATCCGGGCCTATACGTCCTGCCGGGGTTGCTTTGGCCCCATTCGGGCCGGGGCCAATCCCATGGTGGACATGATGGGGGCCCTCTCCTCTGTTGGCCTTGACCCCAGGCAGATAGAAGACAGGATGGCTACCTTCAACCGCTTCGTGGGCGTGGTGGGCCGCTTGCGGCCCGTTGCGGTGCGGTAG
- a CDS encoding hydrogenase maturation nickel metallochaperone HypA, whose product MHEGSIAEELVEEAVARAMDTGITRITRVRVRLGAEGHVTGEALSSWFDLAKAGTIAGEAVLEIEQAEGKDIVLMSLEGVAPDAPEHS is encoded by the coding sequence ATGCATGAGGGTTCTATCGCCGAGGAGCTGGTGGAGGAGGCCGTGGCCCGGGCCATGGACACGGGCATCACGCGCATAACCCGGGTGAGGGTGAGATTGGGGGCGGAGGGCCATGTCACAGGGGAAGCCCTCAGCTCCTGGTTTGACCTGGCGAAGGCCGGCACCATAGCCGGGGAAGCGGTGCTGGAGATTGAGCAGGCAGAGGGAAAGGATATTGTCCTGATGTCCCTGGAGGGTGTGGCGCCCGATGCCCCGGAGCATAGCTGA